From Serratia fonticola:
TTGGCGGTAGACCCTTCGTTACGCTTGGTGGGGTTGGCTGGCAGTGAGCTGATCCGCGCAGGTGAAAAACTGGGGTTGGCGACGCGGCAGGAAGTGTTTGCCGATCGCGGCTATCAGGCCGATGGAACATTGGTGCCTCGTGGGCAACCAGGAGCACTGATCGCCAGTGATGAACTGGCATTGCAACAGACGCTGGAAATGGTTCGCCACCAGCGTGTACGAACCGTTGAGGGGGGCTGGGCCTCCGTCAAGGCTGAAACCGTTTGCCTGCACGGCGACGGGGAACATGCACTGGCCTATGCCAGGAAGCTGAGAGAGAGCTTTGCTCAGCAGCAGATTGGCGTCAGCGCCGCATAAAAAAATAATGACTACAGCAAACACAACATTGCCCGCAAGACCGAGGGCGACAAGAGGGAAGTGAATATGGAACAAGCGGTAAACCTCTGGCCACTGATAGGCATCGCTGCCATCGTGGTTGGATTTGTATTACGTTTTAACCCGGTGCTGGTGGTGATCGCCGCCGGTATTATCACCGGGCTGGCGGCATTGATGCCGCTGGATGTCATTTTGGAAAAGCTCGGCGAGGGCTTCCTCAATACCCGTAACCTGCCGCTGATCCTGCTGTTACCGCTGCCGATTATCGGGCTGTTAGAGCGCCACGGTTTGAAAGAACGTGCGCAGGCGTGGATTGCCAAAATCAAAAGCGCTACCGCCGGGCGTTTACTGATCGTCTACCTGTTTGTGCGTGAAGTAACGGCGGCAATGGGGCTGACCAGCCTGGGCGGCCAACCTCAGATGGTACGTCCGCTGTTGGCACCGATGGCAGAGGGGGCTACGGAAAACCGCTATGGGGAACTGCCGGAGCGTGTGCGCTATCGTCTGCGGGCAATGTCTGCTGCGACCGATAACGTCGGGCTGTTCTTTGGTGAAGATATTTTTGTCGCCTTTGGCGCGATCATCTTTATGCATAACTTTATGCTGGAATCCGGCGGCATTCAGACCGAACCGCTGCACATTGCGCTGTGGGGGATCCCAACGGCGATCTTTGCCTTCCTGATCCACTCGTTCCGTTTGTACCGCATGGACAAACAACTCAACGCTGAACTGAGCAAACTTAACCAGGCTGCGTTGCAGGCCAAGGGAGAAGGCCAATGATATTCCAACAACAATATCTCTATTGGCTGGCGGGTGCGGTATTACTGATCGTCGCCGCGATGTCGTTTGGCGATAAGGCCAACCCACGTCGTATCTCTACCGGTCTGTTCTGGGCCTTGTATGGATTGATCTTCCTGGTGGGGGATTGGACCTATGGGCTATTTGGTTCAGGGGCCGAAGCCAAACGTCAACTGCATATCACCGTGGGCGTGCTGGTGGTGGTGATGGCTTTGATCGCCGGTTTTGGCGGTGTGCGTCTTGGTAGCTATCATCAGCGCAGCCAGCAAGAGCGCGAAACCAGTGCCAAACGCCTGGGCAACCGTCTGTTTATCCCGGCGCTGGCGATCCCTGTCGTCACGGTGATCGGCGTGCTGCTGTTCAATAACATCCCAGCCTTGCAACAGGCGGTGTTTGGCAGCGGTAACCACTCCACCTTGATCACGTTGTTCTCCATGACCCTCGGCTGCTTGCTTGGCCTGGTTATTGCGGTGAAGATGACCCGTGAGAAAATGTCGCAGCCAGTGCAGGAAGCTCGTCGTCTGCTGGATTCCATCGGCTGGGCCTTCATCCTGCCGCAAATCCTGGCTACTCTTGGCCTGCTGTTCACCGTTGCGGGCGTCGGCACGGCTATCTCCCATTTAACGCAGGAATACCTGGCGGTAGATAACCGCTTTATCGCCGTAGCGGTGTATGCCATCGGCATGGCCGTATTAACCATGATCATGGGGAACGCGTTTGCGGCTTTCCCAATTGTCACTGCGGGTATCGGTATCCCGATCCTGGTACTGCAACACGGCGGTAACCCCGCGGTGATGGCGGCTATCGGCATGTTCTCCGGCTATTGCGGCACGTTGATGACGCCAATGGCTGCTAACTTTAATATTGTACCGGCGGCGTTACTGGAGTTGCCGGACAAGAATGCGGTCATCAAGGCGCAGATACCGACCGGGGTCACGTTGCTGCTGGTTAACGTATTCCTGCTTTATTTCCTGATGTTCCTCTAGGAGAACGCATGCAGAAAGTATTGATTACCGGCTTTGAGCCGTTTGGCGGCGAGCGTGTCAACCCATCCTGGGAGGTGGTGAAGCAGCTTAACGATCTGGAGCTTGGTGGGGCGCACATTATCGCGCGCCAGCTACCTTGCGTCTTCGGAGAGGCGTTGACGGTGCTGAACGCGGCCATTGACGAAGTTCAGCCAGCGATGGTGTTGGCGATCGGCCAGGCGGGCGGGCGTACCGACATCACGCTGGAGCGCGTCGCTATTAACGTCGATGATGCGCGTATTCCCGATAATCAGGGGCAACAGCCGATCGACCAGGTCATTGTGGCAGATGGCCCGGCGGCCTATTTCAGCACCTTGCCGATCAAGGCGGTGGTGAATGCGATGCGTGAGGCTGGCATTCCGGCCTCGGTATCACAAACCGCCGGGACCTATGTCTGCAACCATGTGATGTACGGTCTGTTGCACCGCTTGAGCGGGCAGCAGGCGGTGAAGGGCGGCTTTATCCATATCCCTTACCTGCCTGAGCAAGCGGCACAGCATCCTGGTGCACCGAGCATGGCAGCCCAGACGGTGCTGTTTGCTTTGGAAATGGCAATTTCGATTGCCTTGCAGGTAGAGCATGACTTGAAAGTGGTGGGTGGCGCCACGCACTGAGGTCATTTATGCTACCTCCATGTTAACCCTAGGGTTCGGCTTGCCGGACCCTTTTCAATCAAGGAGTTTGTCCATGCCAGAAGGGCCGGAGATCCGCCGGGCGGCAGATAAGCTGGCGGCGGTGATGATCGAGCAACCACTGACCGAAGTCTGGTTTGCTTTCCCGCAACTGAAACACTATCAGGTCGAGCTGGTCGGTGAACGTATCACCGCCATCGAACCGCGTGGTAAAGCCTTGTTAACCGATTTCTCCAACGGTTTGACCATGTACAGCCACAACCAGCTCTATGGCGTGTGGAAGGTGGTGCTAGCTGGCGAAACGCCAGAAACCAAGCGCGATTTGCGGGTGCGATTGGAGACGGCCGAGTGGGCGATTTTGTTGTACAGCGCTTCGGATATCACCATTGCGCCGCGCGGTGAGATCGAGCAGCACCCGTTTTTAAAACGTATTGGCCCTGACGTGCTGGATATGGCTCTGACCGTAGAGCAGGTGGAACAGCGGTTGTTATCGCCGGCGTTTTGTAAGCGCCAGTTAGGCGGGATGCTGCTGGATCAGTCTTTTCTGGCTGGCCTGGGCAACTACCTGCGAGCCGAGATTTTGTGGCAGGCAGAACTTGCACCCAAGCATAAACCGCAGGATCTCACCCCTGATGCGCTACATCAGTTGGCGCAGGCGCTGTTGGATATTCCACGCATTTCATATCAGACCCGTGGTCAGGTAGATGAAAATCGCCATCACGGCACACTGTTCAGCTTCAAGGTGTTTCATCGCAGCGGTGAGCCTTGTCCGCGCTGTGGGGCAATGATCGAGAAAACGGCGCTATCTTCGCGACCGTTTTATTGGTGCCCGGTTTGCCAGAAGTAACCCATAAAAAAACGCTGCCAGTGGGGCAGCGTCAAGTCGATTGGGTCATTAGCCGAGTTGGGGCGAATATGACGCCCCTGCTAAAGCTTACTTCTTAACCTGAGACTTGAACTCACGCTCGGCATAGCCGGTATACAGCTGACGCGGACGAGCGATCTTGATGCCTTCGTCGTGCATTTCGTTCCAGTGGGCAATCCAGCCAATGGTACGGGCAATTGCGAAGATCACCGTAAACATGGAAGAAGGAATACCCATTGCTTTCAGGATGATACCTGAATAGAAATCGACGTTCGGGTACAGTTTCTTCTCGATGAAGTACGGGTCGTTCAACGCGATGTGTTCCAGCTCCATCGCCACCTGCAGCAGGTTGTCGTCTTTCTTGTTCAGTTCTTTCAGCACTTCGTGACAGGTTTCACGCATCACGGTGGCGCGTGGATCGTAGTTTTTGTACACGCGGTGGCCAAAGCCCATCAGACGGAACGAGTCATTCTTGTCTTTGGCGCGTTTGATGAACTCAGGGATGTGCTCAACGGTTTTGATCTCTTCGAGCATCTTCAGTGCTGCTTCGTTGGCACCGCCGTGCGCTGGCCCCCACAGGGAAGCGATACCGGCCGCGATACAGGCAAACGGGTTGGCACCTGATGAACCGGCGGTACGCACGGTGGAGGTGGACGCGTTCTGCTCATGGTCGGCATGCAGGATCAGAATACGATCCATGGCGCGTTCCAGCACTGGATTCACCACGTACTCTTCGCAAGGTGTAGCAAACATCATGCGCAGGAAGTTACCGGCGTAGGACAGGTCGTTGCGTGGATAAACAAACGGCTGGCCGAGAGAATACTTGTAACACATCGCTGCCACGGTAGGCATTTTGGACAGCAGGCGGAACGCGGTGATCTCACGGTGACGTTCATTGTTGACGTCCAGCGCATCGTGATAGAACGCAGCCAGGGCACCTGTCACGCCGCACAGCACCGCCATTGGGTGCGAGTCACGGCGGAAACCACGGAACAGATGGGTGATCTGGTCGTGGATCATGGTGTGGCGGGTTACCGTGGTTTTGAAAGTTTCGAACTCTTCAGCGCTCGGGGTTTCGCCGTACAGCAGGATGTAGCACACCTCCAGGTAGGAGGACTCTTTTGCCAACTGCTCAATCGGGAAGCCGCGGTGCAGCAGGATACCTTTGTCGCCGTCGATGAACGTGATTTTGGATTCACAGGAAGCGGTAGAAGTAAAGCCGGGATCAAATGTGAAATAACCTTTGGAGCCCAGGGCGCGTACGTCAATCACATCAGGGCCCAGTGAAGGGGTGAGCACGCCCAGTTCGATCGGAGCTTCGCCGTTGTTGATGCTTAGCGTCGCTTTCTTATCAGTCATTTACAGTCTCCTTAACGCCTTATTTTAAAAACCTCTAACAACTGAAATACCTTAAATCTCCGCAGGTTGCCCGCAATAAAGTCGAGCGAACGCTAACTCTGTGAGCGACAGCGCATTTGCGCCGGTAGGGGACAGAGTTTGCACCAGGCGAACAAGACGGGTTAGCAGCCGTTAACGATTCATCGGGATTCGTTATTTTCTTTTAATCATTACCTACGATCTGTTTGGAATGTTAACCACATACACTATCGCTACACTGTTGCATAACTTGTGCTTAGGGGGAAGTGTATCCGGTGACCGCTAGTGCATCATAGGGTTGATTGCTGCCCTATTTGTAATGGAAATGTTGATCTCTTGTCAAATCAGATAATTAATTTCGTGCTAAATGTAATAATCGTGATCTAAATCACTGTTCTGGGGAAATGTGACCAAAGGGATTGTATGGGAATTGTAATAAGAATGTGAACCTCCTATACTGCCGCCAGGTCTCCGGATTACCCTGAAGTAGGAGCACCCAGCGTTATCACTACGCGCCGTTTAAGCACTAGGATATCGATGTTTGAGCGCGTGAGGTGTAAGAGTGAAAACTCTTGGACGCTGTCTGATCCCCACCCAGGTCCGGAGGAAGGAAAATAATAAGAGCTGTGTGGGCAAAACCGTGAAAAAACAAAGACCTGTCAATCTGGATCTGCAAACGATCCGGTTTCCTGTAACTGCGATAGCGTCCATCTTACACCGAGTCTCTGGCGTAATTACTTTCGTTGCCGTGGGCATTCTCCTCTGGCTGCTGGGTATCTCTCTCTCTTCTCAAGAGGGCTTCCTGCACGCTGCCGCCATCATGAATAGCTTCTTCGTGAAATTCATTTTCTGGGGGATCCTCACCGCGTTGGCCTATCACATTTGCGGTGGCATTCGTCACTTGTTAATGGATTTTGGCTATATCGAAGAGAGTTTAGCCGCAGGTACCCGTTCTGCCCAGGTGGCGTTCGGTCTGACCGTCGTGCTGTCAATTCTGGCTGGAGTCCTCGTATGGTAAGCAACGTTTCTGCATTAGGACGTAACGGCGTACACGACTGGTTGTTACTGCGTGCTTCCGCTATCGTCATCACCCTGTATGTTCTCTATATCCTGGGCTTCGTGGCTACGGCTCCGGACATCACCTATGAAATCTGGCGCGGCTTCTTCGCCACCTCCATTACGAAAGTATTCACCTTGCTGACATTGCTATCGATCCTGGTTCACGCCTGGGTGGGAATGTGGCAGGTGCTGACGGACTATATCAAGCCACTGGCGTTACGCCTGGTGCTGCAACTGGCGATTGTCGTCACGTTGCTGGTCTATTTACTGTACGGAACAATCGTAGTGTGGGGTGCTTAAATGAAACTGCCAATCAGAGAGTTTGATGCAGTTGTTATCGGTGCTGGTGGCGCAGGTATGCGCGCGGCGCTGCAGATTTCCCAGGCGGGCTCAACCTGTGCCCTGCTTTCCAAAGTATTCCCGACCCGTTCCCATACCGTGTCTGCACAAGGCGGCATTACCGTAGCCTTGGGCAATAACCACGAAGACAACTGGGAATGGCATATGTACGACACGGTGAAAGGTTCCGACTATATCGGTGACCAGGACGCCATTGAATATATGTGTAAAACCGGCCCGGAAGCGATTCTGGAGTTGGAACACATGGGCCTGCCGTTCTCCCGTCTGGACGATGGCCGCATTTATCAACGCCCGTTTGGCGGCCAGTCACTGAACTTTGGTGGCGAGCAGGCGGCCCGTACCGCTGCGGCGGCAGACCGTACCGGTCACGCGTTGTTGCACACCCTTTATCAGCAGAACCTGAAAAACCACACCACCATCTTCTCCGAGTGGTATGCGCTGGATCTGGTGAAAAACCAGGATGGTGCGGTAGTCGGTACCACCGCTATCTGTATCGAAACCGGTGAAGTCGTGTACTTCAAGGCCAAGGCAACCATTCTGGCTACCGGTGGGGCAGGCCGTATTTACCAATCCACCACCAACGCCCACATCAATACCGGTGACGGTGTCGGTATGGCGCTGCGTGCCGGTGTACCGGTGCAGGATATGGAAATGTGGCAGTTCCACCCAACCGGTATTGCCGGGGCTGGCGTACTGGTCACCGAAGGTTGTCGCGGTGAAGGTGGTTACCTGCTGAACAAACATGGCGAACGTTTCATGGAACGTTATGCGCCAAATGCCAAAGATCTGGCGGGCCGTGACGTTGTGGCACGTTCGATCATGATTGAGATCCGTGAAGGCCGCGGCTGTGACGGTCCATGGGGCCCACATGCCAAACTGAAACTGGATCACCTGGGCAAAGAAGTGCTGGAGTCCCGCCTGCCGGGCATTCTGGAGCTGTCCCGTACCTTCGCTCACGTCGATCCGGTGAAAGAGCCGATCCCGGTTATTCCAACCTGCCACTATATGATGGGCGGTATTCCGACCAAAGTAACCGGCCAGGCGCTGACCGTGAACGAGAAAGGCGAAGACGTGGTGATCCCGGGTCTGTTCGCGGTCGGCGAAATTGCCTGCGTATCGGTACACGGCGCCAACCGTCTGGGTGGCAACTCGCTGCTGGATCTGGTGGTGTTTGGTCGCTCTGCCGGTATGCACCTGCAAGAGTCGTTGGCAGAGCAGGGCGAAAGCCGCGAAGCCAGCGAATCGGACGTCGAAGCTTCGCTGGATCGTCTGAACCGTTGGAACAACACCCGTTCTGGTGAAGATCCGGTGGAAATTCGTAAGGCACTGCAATCCTGTATGCAGCATAACTTCTCGGTGTTCCGCGAAGGTGATGCGATGGCGAAAGGGTTGGAAGAGCTGAAAGTGATCCGTGAACGTCTGAAGAACGCACGCCTGGATGATACCTCCAGCGAATTCAACACCCAGCGCATCGAATGCCTGGAGTTGGATAACTTGATGGAGACCGCGTATTCCACCGCCGTGTCGGCCAACTTCCGTACCGAGAGCCGTGGCGCGCATAGCCGCTTCGACTACCCGGAGCGTGACGATGCCAACTGGCTGTGCCATTCGCTGTATCTGCCGCAATCGGAAAGCATGACGCGTCGTGAAGTGAACATGCAACCGAAGCTGCGCGCGGCATTCCCGCCGAAAGTGCGTTCTTACTAATTGCGGAGCTCGATTGATGAAACTTGAATTCTCTATCTATCGCTACAATCCGGATGTTGATAGCGCCCCGCATATGCAGGACTACAGCCTGGAAGCGGAAGAAGGCCGTGACATGATGCTGCTGGATGCGTTGATCCAGCTGAAAGAAAAGGACCCGACCTTATCTTTCCGCCGCTCTTGCCGTGAAGGCGTGTGCGGTTCAGACGGCATCAATATGAACGGTAAGAATGGCCTAGCCTGTATCACCCCAGTCTCGTCGTTGCGTAAAGGCAACAACAAGATTGTGATCCGCCCGCTGCCGGGGTTACCGGTGGTGCGCGATCTGGTGGTGGATATGGGGCAGTTCTATACCCAGTATGAAAAGATCAAGCCGTTCTTGATTAATGATGGCAAGAATCCTCCGGCGCGTGAGCACCTGCAAACGCCGGATCAGCGGGAAAAACTGGATGGATTGTACGAATGTATTCTCTGTGCCTGTTGCTCCACCTCTTGCCCATCGTTCTGGTGGAACCCTGACAAGTTTGTTGGCCCGGCCGGTCTGTTGGCGGCGTACCGCTTCCTGATCGACAGCCGTGATACGGAAACTGAAGCACGATTGGACGATCTGAACGACGCTTTCAGTGTTTTCCGCTGCCATAGCATTATGAATTGTGTCAGTGTATGTCCTAAGGGCTTGAATCCGACCCGTGCAATTGGTCATATCAAGTCTATGCTGCTGCAACGCGGCGCATAAACAGAACGAGATGCTGCGCCGGTGTCTTTACCGGCGCACATCCCAAGAGGGGATCTCTAAAAACTGACCCGTGATTGTGGTTAAAGGCAATCAGGTTTGTCCCGCCGGTTTTTAGAGGTTCCTTGTATGGGGCCGCAAGGTCCAAAACAGAACGTGCACTTGTATAAGCACGTCTAGTGAACCGTTAAGCGTACCATTACGGTAATTATGTTAACCACGGCGAAAACTGAAGCTTTAAAGCTTAAGGGATCAAAATGCAGAACGGCGCAATGAAGGCCTGGCTGGATTCCTCCTATCTGGCGGGCGCGAACCAGTCCTACATAGAGCAGCTCTATGAAGACTTTTTAACCGATCCGAGTTCCGTTGAAGATAGTTGGCGTTCGATTTTCCAGCAACTACCAACTGCGGGTGTCAAACCCGATCAGCTCCACTCCCAAACGCGAGATTACTTCCGCCGCCTGGCGAAAGATTCTGCTCGTTATAACACCACCATCAACGATCCTGAAACCGATGCCAAGCAGGTCAAGGTATTGCAGCTGATCAACGCCTTCCGCTTCCGTGGGCATCAGCACGCTAACCTCGACCCGTTAGACCTGTGGAAACAGGAGCGCGTTCCCGATCTCGATCCGGCGTACCACAACCTGACCGAAGCCGACTTCCAGGAAACCTTCAACGTGGGTTCTTTTGCCATCGGCAAAGAAACCATGAAGCTGAGCGATCTGTACGCGGCGCTGAAGCAGACCTACTGCGGTTCGATCGGTGCCGAGTATATGCACATCACCAACACCGAAGAGAAACGCTGGATCCAGCAGCGCATTGAATCGGTAGCGGGGCGTGCCAGCTTCACCACCGATGAGAAACGCCGTTTCCTGAGCGAACTGACAGCAGCCGAAGGGCTGGAGCGTTACCTGGGTGCCAAATTCCCTGGGGCCAAACGTTTCTCGCTGGAAGGTGGCGACGCGTTGGTGCCGATGCTGAAAGAAATGGTGCGTCACGCGGGCAAAAACGGCACGCGTGAAGTGGTGCTGGGTATGGCCCACCGTGGCCGTCTGAACGTGTTGATCAACGTGCTGGGTAAAAAACCGGCCGACCTGTTCGACGAGTTTGCCGGCAAGCATAAAGAACACCTGGGCACCGGTGACGTGAAATATCACCAGGGCTTCTCTTCCGACGTGGAAACCGAAGGCGGCATGGTTCACCTGGCGCTGGCGTTTAACCCGTCGCACCTGGAAATCGTCAGCCCGGTTGTCATGGGGTCTGTACGTGCCCGCCGTGACCGTCTGGACGAAGCGCGCAGCAACATGGTTCTGCCAATCACCATTCATGGTGACGCAGCAATCACCGGGCAGGGCGTGGTTCAGGAAACCCTGAAC
This genomic window contains:
- a CDS encoding DUF969 domain-containing protein → MEQAVNLWPLIGIAAIVVGFVLRFNPVLVVIAAGIITGLAALMPLDVILEKLGEGFLNTRNLPLILLLPLPIIGLLERHGLKERAQAWIAKIKSATAGRLLIVYLFVREVTAAMGLTSLGGQPQMVRPLLAPMAEGATENRYGELPERVRYRLRAMSAATDNVGLFFGEDIFVAFGAIIFMHNFMLESGGIQTEPLHIALWGIPTAIFAFLIHSFRLYRMDKQLNAELSKLNQAALQAKGEGQ
- a CDS encoding DUF979 domain-containing protein, producing MIFQQQYLYWLAGAVLLIVAAMSFGDKANPRRISTGLFWALYGLIFLVGDWTYGLFGSGAEAKRQLHITVGVLVVVMALIAGFGGVRLGSYHQRSQQERETSAKRLGNRLFIPALAIPVVTVIGVLLFNNIPALQQAVFGSGNHSTLITLFSMTLGCLLGLVIAVKMTREKMSQPVQEARRLLDSIGWAFILPQILATLGLLFTVAGVGTAISHLTQEYLAVDNRFIAVAVYAIGMAVLTMIMGNAFAAFPIVTAGIGIPILVLQHGGNPAVMAAIGMFSGYCGTLMTPMAANFNIVPAALLELPDKNAVIKAQIPTGVTLLLVNVFLLYFLMFL
- the pcp gene encoding pyroglutamyl-peptidase I, which translates into the protein MQKVLITGFEPFGGERVNPSWEVVKQLNDLELGGAHIIARQLPCVFGEALTVLNAAIDEVQPAMVLAIGQAGGRTDITLERVAINVDDARIPDNQGQQPIDQVIVADGPAAYFSTLPIKAVVNAMREAGIPASVSQTAGTYVCNHVMYGLLHRLSGQQAVKGGFIHIPYLPEQAAQHPGAPSMAAQTVLFALEMAISIALQVEHDLKVVGGATH
- the nei gene encoding endonuclease VIII codes for the protein MPEGPEIRRAADKLAAVMIEQPLTEVWFAFPQLKHYQVELVGERITAIEPRGKALLTDFSNGLTMYSHNQLYGVWKVVLAGETPETKRDLRVRLETAEWAILLYSASDITIAPRGEIEQHPFLKRIGPDVLDMALTVEQVEQRLLSPAFCKRQLGGMLLDQSFLAGLGNYLRAEILWQAELAPKHKPQDLTPDALHQLAQALLDIPRISYQTRGQVDENRHHGTLFSFKVFHRSGEPCPRCGAMIEKTALSSRPFYWCPVCQK
- a CDS encoding citrate synthase is translated as MTDKKATLSINNGEAPIELGVLTPSLGPDVIDVRALGSKGYFTFDPGFTSTASCESKITFIDGDKGILLHRGFPIEQLAKESSYLEVCYILLYGETPSAEEFETFKTTVTRHTMIHDQITHLFRGFRRDSHPMAVLCGVTGALAAFYHDALDVNNERHREITAFRLLSKMPTVAAMCYKYSLGQPFVYPRNDLSYAGNFLRMMFATPCEEYVVNPVLERAMDRILILHADHEQNASTSTVRTAGSSGANPFACIAAGIASLWGPAHGGANEAALKMLEEIKTVEHIPEFIKRAKDKNDSFRLMGFGHRVYKNYDPRATVMRETCHEVLKELNKKDDNLLQVAMELEHIALNDPYFIEKKLYPNVDFYSGIILKAMGIPSSMFTVIFAIARTIGWIAHWNEMHDEGIKIARPRQLYTGYAEREFKSQVKK
- the sdhC gene encoding succinate dehydrogenase cytochrome b556 subunit; the protein is MGKTVKKQRPVNLDLQTIRFPVTAIASILHRVSGVITFVAVGILLWLLGISLSSQEGFLHAAAIMNSFFVKFIFWGILTALAYHICGGIRHLLMDFGYIEESLAAGTRSAQVAFGLTVVLSILAGVLVW
- the sdhD gene encoding succinate dehydrogenase membrane anchor subunit, encoding MVSNVSALGRNGVHDWLLLRASAIVITLYVLYILGFVATAPDITYEIWRGFFATSITKVFTLLTLLSILVHAWVGMWQVLTDYIKPLALRLVLQLAIVVTLLVYLLYGTIVVWGA
- the sdhA gene encoding succinate dehydrogenase flavoprotein subunit, whose protein sequence is MKLPIREFDAVVIGAGGAGMRAALQISQAGSTCALLSKVFPTRSHTVSAQGGITVALGNNHEDNWEWHMYDTVKGSDYIGDQDAIEYMCKTGPEAILELEHMGLPFSRLDDGRIYQRPFGGQSLNFGGEQAARTAAAADRTGHALLHTLYQQNLKNHTTIFSEWYALDLVKNQDGAVVGTTAICIETGEVVYFKAKATILATGGAGRIYQSTTNAHINTGDGVGMALRAGVPVQDMEMWQFHPTGIAGAGVLVTEGCRGEGGYLLNKHGERFMERYAPNAKDLAGRDVVARSIMIEIREGRGCDGPWGPHAKLKLDHLGKEVLESRLPGILELSRTFAHVDPVKEPIPVIPTCHYMMGGIPTKVTGQALTVNEKGEDVVIPGLFAVGEIACVSVHGANRLGGNSLLDLVVFGRSAGMHLQESLAEQGESREASESDVEASLDRLNRWNNTRSGEDPVEIRKALQSCMQHNFSVFREGDAMAKGLEELKVIRERLKNARLDDTSSEFNTQRIECLELDNLMETAYSTAVSANFRTESRGAHSRFDYPERDDANWLCHSLYLPQSESMTRREVNMQPKLRAAFPPKVRSY
- a CDS encoding succinate dehydrogenase iron-sulfur subunit yields the protein MKLEFSIYRYNPDVDSAPHMQDYSLEAEEGRDMMLLDALIQLKEKDPTLSFRRSCREGVCGSDGINMNGKNGLACITPVSSLRKGNNKIVIRPLPGLPVVRDLVVDMGQFYTQYEKIKPFLINDGKNPPAREHLQTPDQREKLDGLYECILCACCSTSCPSFWWNPDKFVGPAGLLAAYRFLIDSRDTETEARLDDLNDAFSVFRCHSIMNCVSVCPKGLNPTRAIGHIKSMLLQRGA